A stretch of Longimicrobium sp. DNA encodes these proteins:
- a CDS encoding type II toxin-antitoxin system HicB family antitoxin has protein sequence MSQYQVVILWSEEDSAFLAVAPELPGCMAHGATRDEALQMVEQAMELWLDVARLHGDRIPLPAKRRIAWSSHAEKGL, from the coding sequence ATGAGCCAATATCAGGTAGTGATCCTCTGGAGTGAAGAGGATTCCGCCTTCCTCGCCGTCGCTCCGGAACTGCCTGGATGCATGGCTCACGGCGCGACGCGTGACGAAGCGCTCCAGATGGTGGAGCAAGCAATGGAACTCTGGCTGGATGTAGCTCGCCTGCATGGCGACCGGATTCCGCTTCCCGCGAAGCGCCGCATCGCGTGGTCATCTCACGCGGAGAAGGGTTTGTGA